The following are encoded together in the Neospora caninum Liverpool complete genome, chromosome IV genome:
- a CDS encoding gm12258, related, translating to MFRKKAGLGTLSLLGNKERKKLREQALRALPLLVEADFDLLLPPKDEISVAKLQFPPASSGPASGAATGPSLTNSRGSNRGTVYLCRGEPIFFEVNGVILPSVYALWQCPEMLPTFVVHAPVSSFILKGADLMLPGIIWTLTLQGLETQKAEKAENPDGRSLPPGIEAMQVWSVRVAGNPAVSAASLQHLAGKGKALEMVHAYGDGLWQIGSQSSPNSLFTAKQVLGDPHHAETAVSLASVGAAPSAARPPEGKAASAFPDDDGWDSNPEDGEKREATDAGEEEGKTGVGEPGPPSEPGTDEEEGREGEGEEGRGEEDERDEASTQALAHTDRQPAASAPTLPTEKKRKIVLPERRALPFKFMRDCACPVAGSCLVLRVPKRKQRHDGDFSAWAATDVRGTSEAVAFRMQVMDEYLRLCALEVLHAISDEQLPMDISALNRQETQRNTRQKGRRTETQRKKWRHTERAVYPGKVLEAEKGEADAKKKSCKIAAEAPAVYVEKLRAAEKPSTFVAPDVRKTSHKKLVKFVQSLSKKKLLQTKETRGAVAMVKVNRSHPQYVEYKPIPEKTKKRILERFAAEETGGASPSVAAGNGPGGSCVEEPGDRRQPGRVSAGGGAAAGGNAVAGGDSGPLVLEFCTPPQKLSKVFTAMQVQTGKDTFFTFAEAKEVLTRYLEAAQEAKKEGAHASDKSEEKGRRKELRSDEVVVDGVLKDALLTKEELASAKDSAEMKMKKEEVFTRWLAALQPCYVMVPPGAPRDLDVSTLKVHKGAWVPVRISVEDRFGGRKHVTHVVGVHAFLLEPKTVAEYLQKKLAAAASTYALPGQKEQNAIAIQGNMASAVAEALVAHFKLDRKYLVIEQKKPKSGSSRK from the exons ATGTTCAGGAAGAAGGCTGGACTGGGAACCCTCAGTCTCCTAGGGAACAAGGAGCGAAAGAA GCTGCGCGAGCAGGCGCTGCGGGCTTTGCCGCTGCTTGTCGAGGCGGATTTTGATCTTCTGCTCCCCCCCAAAGACGAGATTTCTGTCGCAAAGCTCCAGTTTCCCCCCGCCTCTTCGGGACCTGCCTCGGGCGCAGCGACGGGGCCGTCCTTGACGAACTCGCGCGGCAGCAATCGAGGGACAGTCTACTTGTGTCGAGGGGAGCCCATTTTCTTCGAGGTCAATGGCGTCATCCTGCCTTCG GTGTATGCGCTGTGGCAATGTCCGGAAATGCTCCCGACGTTCGTCGTCCACGCACCGGTTTCCTCCTTCATCCTCAAGGGGGCTGACTTGATGCTTCCGGGGATTATCTGGACTCTCACGCTCCAGGGgctggagacacagaaggccgaaaaggcagaaaacccCGACGGGCGATCCCTGCCTCCAGGCATCGAAGCCATGCAAGTCTGGAGTGTACGCGTCGCCGGCAATCC CGCCGTTTCCGCCGCGTCGCTGCAACACCTCGCCGGCAAGGGAAAGGCCCTCGAAATGGTGCATGCCTACGGAGACGGACTGTG GCAGATCGGCTCTCAGTCGTCACCTAACAGTCTCTTCACTGCCAAGCAGGTTCTTGGCGACCCGCACCACGCGGAAactgcggtgtctctcgcgtcggtcggcgcggcgccttcaGCGGCCCGCCCTCCTGAGGGAAAGGCCGCCTCAGCCTTCCCGGACGACGACGGCTGGGACAGCAAtccggaagacggcgagaagcgagaggcaacagacgccggagaggaagaggggaagacagGCGTAGGCGAACCTGGCCCGCCCTCAGAGCCAGGcaccgacgaagaagagggacgagaaggagagggagaagagggcaggggggaggaggacgagagggaCGAAGCCAGCACCCAGGCACTGGCCCACACGGACAGGCAGCCTGCCGCGTCTGCGCCGACATTACCTACAGAG aaaaagcgtAAAATCGTTCTGCCTGAGAGACGCGCCTTGCCGTTCAAGTTCATGCGAGACTGCGCCTGCCCCGTTGCCGGGTCTTGTTTGGTTCTTCGCGTCCCCAAGAGGAAGCAGCGTCATGACGGGGACTTTTCTGCCTGGGCCGCGACCGACGTGCGTGGTACATCTGAGGCCGTGGCTTTCCGCATGCAGGTTATGGACGAATACttgcgcctctgcgctctgGAGGTGCTCCACGCCATTTCCGACGAGCAGCTCCCGATGGATATTTCGGCCCTCAACAGGCAAGAGACGCAAAGGAACACAAGGCAAAAGGGAAGgcggacggagacacagagaaagaaatggagacacacagagagagcggttTACCCTGGGAAGGTTTTGGAAGcggaaaagggcgaggcagacgcgaagaagaagagttG CAAAATTGCAGCAGAAGCGCCTGCGGTGTATGTAGAGAAGTTGCGGGCCGCTGAGAAGCCTTCGACGTTTGTAGCCCCAGACGTGCGCAAGACGTCCCACAAAAAA CTCGTGAAGTTCGTGCAATCCCtgtcgaagaagaaactcctgcaaacgaaggaaacgcgcgggGCGGTCGCCATGGTCAAAGTGAACCGCAGCCACCCGCAGTATGTCGAATATAAGCCGAttccggagaagacgaagaagaggattcTCGAGCGCTTCGCGGCCGAGGAGaccggcggcgcctcgccttcggtCGCGGCGGGCAACGGACCTGGAGGCAGTTGTGTGGAAGagccaggagacaggagacagcccggccgcgtttccgcaggcggcggcgctgctgcTGGCGGGAACGCCGTAGCCGGCGGAGACTCAG GGCCTCTCGTTTTGGAATTCTGCACGCCTCCGCAGAAGCTCTCGAAGGTGTTCACAGCCATGCAAGTTCAAACGGGCAA AGACACTTTTTTCACGTTTgccgaggcgaaagaggtACTCACGCGGTATCTAGAAGCGGcgcaagaggcgaagaaggaaggggcTCACGCGAGTGACAAGTCggaggagaaggggagacgcaaAGAGCTCCGCAGTGACGAAGTCGTTGTGGACGGTGTGCTGAAGGACGCGC TCTTGACTAAGGAGGAGTTGGCGAGTGCAAAGGACAGCGCGGAAatgaagatgaagaaggaagaggttTTCACCAGGTGGCTAGCAGCGCTGCAGCCTTGCTACGTGATGGTCCCCCCCGGCGCGCCCCGGGACCTCGACGTCTCCACTCTCAAAGTCCA CAAAGGCGCTTGGGTACCCGTAAGGATTTCAGTGGAAGATCGTTTCGGAGGACGAAAGCATGTGACGCACGTTGT tggcgtgcatgcatttctgCTCGAGCCGAAGACAGTGGCGGAGTATCTGCAAAAGAAActcgctgcagccgcttcgACCTACGCGTTGCCTGGTCAAAAGGAGCAAAACGCCATCGCCATTCAG GGAAACATGGCGAGTGCCGTGGCAGAGGCGCTCGTCGCCCACTTTAAACTCGATCGCAAGTACCTCGTGATTgagcagaagaagccgaaaTCTGGATCCTCACGGAAATAG
- a CDS encoding novel protein (Zgc:77155), related, which translates to MPRGPIDDQEGRKVYIASAVCVPVLGCVIYGLASGGIEADTTTEELESLFGKYGTISTVWVARNPPGFAFLTFDDYRDAKDAVAELDGYRYRGKPIRVEIARGPGDKRPRRRFVDDDRRDGRGREDWGWRGRDEERRGRDDYDRRRRDDDDRGEREGKYRNSEGDYRSRDEEYSRRRDRSRSRSDDRSRRYEDDDDSRRERRRDYY; encoded by the exons ATGCCACGCGGACCTATCGACGACCAAGAAGGCCGGAAGGTCTACATCG CCTctgctgtgtgtgtgccggTTCTTGGCTGTGTTATATATGGACTCGCCTCAGGCGGCATCGAAGCCGACACAACTACGGAGGAACTAGAAAGCCTCTTTGGAAAGTACGGCACCATCAGCACTGTCTGGGTTGCCCGCAACCCGCCTGGGTTCGCCTTTCTG ACCTTCGACGACTACCGTGATGCGAAAGACGCCGTCGCGGAGTTGGACGGCTACCGCTACCGAGGGAAGCC AATTCGCGTAGAAATTGCGCGTGGTCCTGGCGACAAGCGACCGCGACGCCGCTTCGTGGACGACGACAGACGCGACGGCAGAGGTCGCGAAGACTGGGGATGGCGGGGACGAGACGAGgagcgccgaggcagagacgatTATGACAGACGGCGccgagacgacgacgacCGAGGCGAGCGTGAAGGAAAATACAGAAACTCTGAGGGCGACTACCGttccagagacgaagagtacagccggcggagagacagaagccgaaGTCGCAGTGACGACAGAAG CCGGCGTTACGAGGACGATGACGACAgtcgcagagaaaggcgacgggaTTACTACTGA
- a CDS encoding leucine-rich protein, related, with protein MSSSRGARGRIPRPPSSRASTAGAGAEITLFSDELFSRPQWATALSGASAPRGNPARQKSDIAEPQVIDEEVLKNGVVADGSQGTEEPTEPKDFATVQSLSLSYKNIMFIENLETFTGLTTLRLDNNVIETIENLSHLVNLVWLDLSFNNISEISGLSNLANLTDLSLYSNKISKIGTGLEGCPKLNVLSLGKNAILDLSEIHNLRRHPNLQCLNLDGNPLCKAENYTPYILAFLPKLRYLDYQLIDRRKIVAVQESVQPEELTDMKKQESVEAALAEQRKKRAKTTEHLAANFCAFLDDVANRFFGESVIPAPVTVLKDFPLLRDAFLEKLEILTTNLRQTFEQQNRRRRQRVAAYEEAVQRAVLESEGEARTLLRQMQSRKKKVEKELERYFDERREILDRISVTNAQPTKFLLTSISPGQNDDSTRLACDEDFQRLVNSRAPQLYAAVANFVGDVDKLRFHLMGCEATLQESLEESVDTLEAAVDSTMKQLLDRGTDFFRNVEEAEKTFSSSLTELATAELEAFPAVMDEETNDLRVKYLGKKDEVLNACSALLEVHLQLLMFMEDSMQTGMSAWQRHYFENERQSQYERHRRHIEEIHRATEDLTAKVLHYQKRLSRDREDTRRSAGGTESGEDAPVASHLGKDEKASDAAESDSHSESETES; from the exons ATGTCCAGTTCCAGGGGAGCACGAGGACGCATTCCCCGGCCTCCTAGTTCCCGAGCCTCAACTGCCGGGGCCGGCGCCGAAATCACACTTTTCTCTGACgagcttttttctcgtccccaATGGGCGACTGCATTGAGCGGTGCAAGTGCTCCGCGGGGCAATCCTGCTCGTCAAAAATCTGACATTGCAGAACCCCAGGTTATTGATGAGGAGGTTTTGAAGAATGGCGTCGTGGCCGACGGCTCACAAGGCACAGAGGAGCCAACGGAGCCTAAAGACTTCGCGACGGTTCAGAGTCTGTCTTTGAGTTACAAGAATATCATGTTTATCGAAAATCTCGAGACCTTTACAG GTTTGACCACCCTGCGACTCGACAACAACGTCATCGAGACGATTGAGAATCTGAGTCATCTGGTGAATCTTGTTTGGTTGGATCTGTCCTTTAACAACATTTCGGAAATCAGTGGTCTGTCAAATCTCGCAAATCTAACCGACCTTTCACTGTACTCCAACAAGATTTCAAAAATCGGCACGGGTCTCGAAGGATGTCCTAAACTAAACGTGCTGTCGCTAGGAAAGAACGCCATCTTGGATTTATCAGAAATTCACAACCTGCGCAGGCATCCAAACTTGCAGTGTTTGAACCTGGACGGAAATCCGCTTTGCAAGGCAGAAAACTACACGCCGTACAtcctcgcgttcctcccGAAACTTCGATACCTCGATTACCAACTCATTGACCGCAGGAAAATCGTTGCGGTTCAAGAATCCGTCCAGCCGGAGGAACTCACAGACATGAAAAAGCAAGAGAGCGTCGAAGCTGCTTTAGCCGAACAACGGAAGAAACGTGCAAAAACTACGGAGCACCTTGCGGCTAATTTCTGTGCATTCCTCGATGACGTCGCCAATCGCTTCTTCGGCGAGTCCGTCATCCCCGCCCCGGTCACTGTCCTCAAGGATTTCCCGTTGCTAAGGGATGCCTTTTTGGAAAAGTTAGAAATCCTGACAACAAATCTCAG GCAAACCTTCGAGCAGCAAAatcggcgacggcgacagcgcgTCGCTGCATATGAGGAAGCAGTCCAACGGGCCGTCCTCGAGAGTGAGGGCGAGGCCCGAACGTTACTGAGACAAATGcaaagcagaaagaagaaagtcgAGAAAGAGCTGGAACGATATTTtgacgagaggcgcgagatcCTCGATCGGATATCCGTGACGAACGCCCAACCGACAAAGTTTCTCTTGACCTCGATATCTCCTGGGCAAA ACGACGACTCGACGCGCCTCGCGTGCGACGAGGACTTCCAGCGGCTGGTGaactctcgcgcgcctcagCTGTACGCGGCGGTTGCAAACTTCGTAGGGGACGTGGACAAGCTGAGATTTCACTTAATGGGTTGCGAGGCGACGCTGCAAGAAAGTTTGGAAGAGAGTGTGGACACACTCGAGGCTGCCGTGGACTCGACAATGAAGCAGCTGCTCGATCGGGGTACCGACTTTTTCCGAAACGTtgaggaagcggaaaagaCGTTCAGCAGCAGTCTCACGGAACTGGCAACTGCCGAACTGGAAGCCTTTCCCGCTGTCATGGACGAAGAAACAAATGATCTGCGCGTGAAATACCTCGGAAAAAA AGATGAAGTCttaaacgcatgcagcgcgcTGCTGGAGGTGCATCTGCAGCTCTTGATGTTTATGGAAGACAGCATGCAGACCGGCATGAGTGCGTGGCAGCGACACTACTTCGAGAACGAACGCCAGTCGCAGTATGAACGCCATCGGAGACACATCGAAGAGATTCACCGGGCAACTGAGGACTTGACGGCCAAAGTGCTGCACTACCAGAAACGCCTGAGTCGCGACCGAGAAGACACCCGACGCAGTGCCGGCGGCACTGAGAGCGGCGAGGATGCACCTGTCGCCTCACATTTAGGCAAAGATGAAAAAGCCTCAGACGCTGCAGAAAGCGACAGCCACTCCGAATCTGAGACGGAGTCATGA